A window of the Eremothecium cymbalariae DBVPG#7215 chromosome 5, complete sequence genome harbors these coding sequences:
- the BCP1 gene encoding protein-transporting protein BCP1 (similar to Ashbya gossypii AER245C): MRNAIKLSELAKRKREEVEEDSDVDLSTTNSELDDDNASSNEEIINIDFDFFNGNPEVDFHALKNLMRQLFGQQESNKIQLSSLADLILKSPTTTIKTDGEASDPYCFLSILNYKENKSSNYARYLANVDTKLDTFFKSVESSNKSCGLIVGERLINMPNQVVPPLYKITLEDVKKVSGKGMAYDFYVIVSRKYEVSYDDDDDDDDDDTNPRKRVKNSEVDYFHEEDRFLEKHSKIHFQGPVRKGVLPSYIVIDHDSLMRSIQELEEAIAQWSK, translated from the coding sequence ATGAGAAACGCTATTAAGTTGAGTGAACTAGCTAAAAGAAAGAGGGAAGAAGTCGAAGAGGACTCTGACGTTGATCTTTCCACCACCAATTCTGAACTGGATGACGATAATGCGTCAAGTAATGAGGAAATAATTAACATCgattttgatttcttcaatggGAATCCTGAAGTTGATTTCCATGCTCTTAAAAACTTGATGAGACAACTATTCGGACAGCAAGAATCTAATAAAATCCAGCTGAGCTCGTTGGCCGATTTGATATTGAAGTCCCCTACAACTACCATCAAGACTGATGGGGAAGCATCCGATCCATACTGTTTCCTGTCTATTTTAAAttacaaagaaaataaatccAGTAACTATGCTAGGTATTTGGCCAACGTGGATACTAAATTAGACACATTTTTTAAGTCCGTTGAGAGCTCAAACAAATCGTGTGGGTTGATTGTGGGTGAACGTTTAATAAATATGCCTAACCAGGTCGTCCCACCGTTATACAAGATTACTCTGGAGGACGTTAAAAAGGTTTCAGGGAAAGGCATGGCTTATGATTTCTACGTCATTGTTAGTAGAAAGTATGAGGTTAGCTAcgatgatgacgacgacgatgatgacgacgatACTAACCCCCGGAAGAGAGTGAAAAATTCCGAGGTAGACTATTTCCACGAAGAGGATAGGTTCCTGGAAAAGCATTCGAAAATACACTTCCAAGGCCCTGTCAGAAAAGGTGTGCTTCCCTCGTATATTGTAATAGACCACGATAGTCTAATGCGCTCTATACAAGAGCTTGAAGAGGCAATTGCTCAATGGTCAAAATAA
- the ERP5 gene encoding Erp5p (similar to Ashbya gossypii AER247W) produces the protein MKSIYFVLLYLVQKVLALHFYSVPGDTKCFYEQLAKDNLLLAHIDVYKETEDAQFVKSLALELSITIYETFSRDEIVFSQQNSPLGEFTFTAMRAGEHRICITPKLPEKAVRLRVFIDLSVSQVDVLDSKRLTDITYLKNRLVYLISTLEDIRAEQNIYKLHEDIFRDQSDIVNTKIMLWSLLEVIVMIGVCSFQLKYLRNFFIKQKAF, from the coding sequence ATGAAATCGATATACTTCGTGTTACTTTATCTAGTCCAAAAGGTGTTAGCTTTGCATTTCTACTCGGTACCTGGGGACACAAAGTGTTTTTATGAACAACTTGCTAAGGACAACTTGCTCTTGGCGCACATTGACGTCTACAAGGAGACTGAAGATGCACAGTTCGTCAAGAGTCTAGCTCTCGAACTTTCTATAACTATCTATGAAACATTTTCGAGAGATGAGATAGTGTTTTCACAGCAGAATTCGCCATTAGGGGAGTTTACATTTACCGCCATGAGAGCAGGCGAACATAGAATATGTATAACGCCTAAACTTCCTGAAAAGGCTGTGCGATTGAGAGTTTTTATTGATCTAAGTGTGAGTCAAGTGGACGTATTGGATAGTAAAAGGCTGACAGATATCacatatttaaagaatagGCTTGTATACCTAATTAGCACATTGGAGGATATCAGGGCGGAACAAAACATTTACAAACTCCATGAAGACATCTTCAGGGATCAGAGTGATATTGTAAATACTAAAATAATGCTTTGGTCGCTGCTTGAAGTAATTGTGATGATTGGTGTTTGTTCTTTCCAATTAAAATACCTAAGGaattttttcattaaacaaAAGGCGTTCTAA